TTATTGGCAGGTTGATGAGAGAGCAGTGCTTAAGCATTTTGAATGGCCGGAGCAGAAAGCTGATACGCTTAGAGAAGCGGCATTTGGGTTTTCTGATCTAAAGAAGCTGGAATCTGAGGTGTCCTCTTTTAGAGATGATCCTCGACAACATTGTGCTCCAGCCCTTAAGAAAATGCAAGCCTTATTTGAAAAGTATGTTCACATGTTTCTAGAATGGTTGTTGTTATTTGACTTGGTGCGTGATAATCGTCTAATTTGTACTAACCTAGTGGATGGTTCTGCTTGCAGATTAGAGCATGGAGTCTACAACCTGTCGAGAATGAGAGAATCAGCTGCAAATCGATATAAGGGATTTCAAATTCCAATGGACTGGATGATGGATACTGGTTATGTTACACAGGTATATACTCTAACTATCTAGATTGATTTAAAATTAAAACACAATTACTATTACGATACATTTTATCCTCTTTATGGTCCCTCTTCCCAATTGTTGCCTTCAAATGTGTACTGCATACAAGATTAGCAGGTAAAATCCACAAAGTTTATGGCTGTGTTATGTCTCATTAAGGCGAGGAGAAAATTAAAATCTCAAGCGTTTAATATGTCTCAATAAAATGAGACGATAGTTAAGTAATCGACATAATCACTTGTAACTGGAAATTGTAGTGCCATGAGTAGACCAATAATATGGCACGAGGCGTGGAGCCAACAAATTGGAATTTCATGAAGCCCACCTACCCTAGCTGTCACGGGGAGCCCTTGTGTTCATGTTAATACACAGAGGTGGTTTATTAGGTGGTCCTGTGAGGTGAATCATAATTGAGAAATCTCAGAAAAAGTTATAAAGAATTTTGAATGAGTTTACCATAGTAGGTGATTACTATATTAATTTCTTAATGCCAAACATATGTAAAATGTTTCCTGATCTATTTTGTCGATAGCTGGGATTATAAAGTTTGGGTCTTTAAATTGTTTGTCTTCATTACTTTCAATATCGAGGTAAGTGAGTAAATTTAGGTTTAGATCCTCAGGGTTGACCTCCTTTATCCATTTACATGGATCTAATTAGTATGCTGCTAATGTTAAATAAAAGAATAGCCCACATATGTAACATGGGCCTGTGTATGTCTGAGAGTCATATAAATAAACAGGATTGGGTAACTTAACCTAAATCCTAATCAATTCAATTATTCGGAAGTAGGTTTAAGAGGATAAGGTAGGTCAGAACAAAATATAACAGCATCTCCATgaattttcttttccttttgccTTGATTCCTTGAACTCCAGTAAAGGGATTGAAGGCGATACTGCTAGAAAATTTCCTTTGGTTCTGTGAAATTTGTTACATTTATTATATTTGGATGGTTGGATGGATGAGCAGAACTGAAGAGTTCAGAAATTCTTAAACTTCATTTTTGAAATGTAGCAAATTTAGACTCTCTGAAACACTGCAGTAATTTAAAATTGCAGATCTTTATGAAGCACCAACATTCTATAAGTTGCTTAGAAATGAAGCCCTTAATGCCACACCAACATTCCATAATCAATCTGTCATGCTTCATAATATCTCAACTAATAAACCTTACTGATAGAAATATGAAGATTGCAGTCACAAAGGGACAATATGCAGAAAATTTGGTCCCACTTAATTAAATACAAATACCATGATATTATTGGTCTTTATGTTGTGTCATCATGTTTTTATGTTATATGCTTTGTTCGATTAATAATGTTTGACATTTTAAGAAACAATGTCTAATAATTGCATATATTGATGGTTCCAGATTAAGCTAGCTTCTGTGAAATTAGCCATGAAGTACATGAGAAGAGTGTCTGCAGAGCTTGAAAATGTTGACGGTGGCCCTGAAGAAGAAGAATTGATTGTTCAAGGTGTAAGATTTGCCTTCCGTGTACATCAGGTAAATGGCTTTTTCCGAACATGTCTTACTGTTCTTGCATTGTACACTCGTTATTCGAGTTGATTATGGTTTGTTGCTGatgtttttttctttttctggaatttttgcAGTTTGCGGGTGGTTTTGATGCAGAAACAATGAGGGCTTTCGAGGAGCTGAGGGATAAAGCAAGATCATGCCATATACAGTGCCAAAGCCAACAGCAAAAATATACATGTAGGTCTACAGCTTGCTAAAGAATCTGCAGCATACTCAGCTTCAGTAGCCCCCACATTTTGTTGTAAAGATAGACATATTTAATAAAAACTTGTACAAATGATAACTGCCATTAGGCATGTTATTTCCTAAAGTAGATTAACAATCGAAAATTTGGGATGCAACTAATTTCTTAAAGCAACATATAATAGGGTTTATTCATTTTGAATGGTATTGATTCAACTAAGATCAATCTAGGAAACCCTCACATCCTCCAAAATTCCCTAGATGTCGTCGAGTAAGTGCAATATGTTTTCTTCTTGGTATCTCAGTGGTCGGATAATCTTGATGCTCGGTGATATCCAAATTGTGATCTCGCTGAATTACCAAATGCTTTGCTAGGTAGATAATTTTGTAAAAGTATTTTCTCAGAAATGCTCAACTTTCAATGCCCAAAAAGTAGTGCAGTCTTTGGAAGAGTTGGCAGGAATCTGTCTACTTGATTTCCTCCGGCCAAAAACCATGACCTGATATCGTGCATTTTCTATAAATTACTAGATTTCTTGGTAAACCGGGAGGGGGAGTGATTCACATTCCGTCTTGAGGGGTGAGGGAAACGAGCCTTGCCATAAGCTATCAAAGAATCATCGTTATAATGTATTGATGTCGCGGAAGACTAACATGCTCAATCTAATGTATTTGATGCCGCTGGTGAATGAACTGATGAATGCACATAGTAAGTGTAGCTAATGTTACTTGCTAACTATCAAGGTCCTGCTTGATGTGTCTCTCTTCTAAAAGCATTCAAACAAACTTGCACAAACCAGCATCACCAAAACAAACTTAGAAATCATATTCTGTTCTTATTTCATTTCTAAGCAATTAAATTTGCTTGATCAGTAACTTTACAGTTGATTCTTCTATCCCTATTCTGCCGCAGCAGCCATAAGCAATTACTTATCTTCCAGACCAATAATTACACAATTGATAGTGGTATATTGAAACATATAAAATTTTGATAATAAAAAGGAAACTGAACAATCTATACTTTTGTTTCATATATCTGTCTGTATGTTCACATTACCAGAGCTGCATATAGAAGTTGATTCCAGGTATCAGGCAATCCAGGAAGGCACCAGTGGCTGCAATCAACTCCAGAATGACCGCCACTATAAGCCGATGGATGACCATCTTTCCTTAGCTGGGAAAGTGTCGTGATGTCGAGTAGGTAAACTTTTTTCTTCATTGAATTCagtactttcttcaaaataagaGACTCTGCAGGTTCACCTGCCGGATATGTTGAACCTGTTAGTGGCCCTAGCTCCCCGTAGCAACTCTTTGAAGCTGAACTCCACTCCTTACCCCTGTAGTTACATGATTTTCATTATGTTACTCATCCTGTGATGTAGCATATGTATGATCTAATGGTATGTAATTCAATAGTTTTGGAAATCACTTACTGATAATGTGTTGGAGAAATCCCTTGAAAGAAAACTTTAGTTTTAGAGGGGTCAACGTTCTGATCAACCCATCTAGCCCATGTGCTTAGTCCTTTGTAAAATGCTGTTAAACGGTCCATGTCTTTTTTCACGGTGGTTCCATCTTGGATATAGTCCCATCTGAAATGGAAATCCGCATAATTATCTTGCTCAAGAAACTTATAGAGAGTCTGAACATACAAAAATGAGGTCATGAATATTACGGTTGAGAATTTCCTGTGTGAGTCCACCAGTGCCAGGTGTTAAATATAAGCATATCTGCATCCCTCCAAGCATTTCCTCCCATAATTGAATCCAATTTCAAAACAGTCCCAATACTTTCTCGCACCATGTCTACCAAGTAAACTGAATGATATAGCAGTATTGATACTCCATAGTCCTGCATATTGTGCAGGACTATAAGATCAAGATTCAATACTTGTTAATAGGACCTTTGGTCATACGAAATACAGAATTCATGAGTTTTGTTCATTTACAAATAAACTATGTGCATTTTTTAACATCTCACTCACGTCACCGAAGCTAAATGCATTTGTTAATGCAAAAGTTAACTTATAAAGATGATCCGTTGATAGCCTAGTGACAAGACTCATTCACCCTCTCCTATTCCCCGAAGGTCATGGATTCAAATTCTCACCCGCCCTCCCATGTACTAAAATATCTAATGCCTCGGAAAATCTTTAATACGCCAAAAAGGAAAGGGAATATATGCAACCAATTGTTGTTCACATTACTGAGTCCAACAAAAGCAACCCTAAAGAAGTTGCAATGTACATGAAGTTCAAGATGCAGCCACCTAAATAAAAGAACTTTTTCATATTGTTGGTTAGATAGAGAGCCTTCAAGTTTCAGATGACATCTAATGTTATAAATGTGATAGTTGAACAATAACATTCTTAGACACATGATTTGGAGTACAAAAATTCTTGGTGGATACGACATCTTTTGCAGAACTGTTGAGAGTTGTTCACTAACATGCTTTTTGGCTTTTTCTATACAATGACAACTAATTATAGCCTACTAATTCTGACAATTATAGTTATATTAGTCTAAGATTTATTAGAAAAAACTAAAAGTAGTAACTTAAAGTGTTTTTTTACTATCAGTTATGTTTTTGTTGCTAAATCTTTACCATCATTTTGCAACAAGTATATGAGCAGCTTCTAGGAAAAATGTAATGATAGGACTACAGGAGAAAGATAAGGTGAGAAAAAATAGATTAAGACATATCAATTTCAGTTTCAAGTTGTCATGTAACAGTCATGTTCAAGAATGTTCAGTCAAAGAAACTTAAGCTTTACATCCAGATGATGATCATAAGAACCTTCTGTTACTAACTGAACAGAAAAGTAGGGACTGTACAATAATTGTATAGGAAAATGACAGTTTCTTCAATATTCTTTGCAAATAATTTAGGTTAATTGCTTTGTAAGGTATGATTATGTATTAGATGTGTACACTAATCACATTATGGCAACTAATATCACAATTTAAGCTTCATTGATGATATATTTGTAGTCTTTTTCAAGTTTAATCACTACAACTCCGAAAGTGAGTGGTAGTCTCATTCTCAAACAGCCTGTTTGCAGATGTTCCTGAATTTTGTTGGATTACAACATCGAGAGAAAATTTTGTTACTTTACACGACATGCTCATACGTTTTCCGGTCTAATTTAAACTCAGGAGCCACCGAGTAAATTTTGGGAAAATGTTATTGGGCAAGAAAAACAAAAACATGTGTTCATCAAAAGGAGTATTGGAATCAACAAAAGAAAGTGCAGAAAACaggaaatttaaaaaaaaaaaaagctTCTCAAAAGAAAGAAACTGACAGTTTCTTGCTACAAGTAATAACAAACAATAAAGAATAAGACAGTAACTGAAAGGAAAACATAACACACTTTACTAACCTCAAAGGTTACTGATGAAATTAAGTTTGTTCTAACATAGTTGGTTCTTGAATTTGGCACCCACTCATGAACCATACAACACAAAGATAGCCACTCGTTCAAACTCAGTGAGTCACCCACAAACATTATCTTCTTTCCACTCCATCTCTTCAGAAAATCCAATCCATTAAACCTGTACATTTTATGTCAAGCTTCTATTTATATCACTTTGCATATTTAGAATCTTTACTTCTATAGCCAAAATATACATAAAACACACTCAAACACCTTCTTATGTAAAGTACTCATTAAATGGTACCCAAAATGGAAAATTCTTGCACAAAATCCACATACTCAAGTAGTCTAACACACCACACACACACAATCTACTAAATTACCAAAATCTCACATAAAAACATAGTGAAACACCATAGTAACACAATCAGTGGCGGAACCAGAATTTCAAAATATGCagtaataacacaaaaacacacaCAACACATAGTAACACATACGGTGGCGGAACCAGAATTTCGAAATATACattaataacacaaaaacaaaaacacacaCATATAAGGTATTACTAAAACACCATAAAAACACACACAGAGAAACATACCTGGGCAAATTACAAGAATCAGGTTGCCAAGAGTACTTGAGATATTCTCTATCAGGGCGGCCAAATTTAATGCAATCAAATTCAGGGTCAATAAAAGGACAACTTGAAGATTGATAAAGAGGGTAAGAAGAATCAACAACCCAATGTCCTTGAAACAAATTGCATGTCAATTTCTTACCTCTCAAACTAGTCTTATTATACACACTCTGTTCTGTTCTCACAACAAGAATAAGAAACAGAGTCAATAATATCAACAAAGCTAAGTTGTAACAGTTTCCCATTCTGCTCTAAAAGGTGCATGTAAAGACAGAAGACCACTGCATAAAAGTTTTGTAACACCCTCACCTCTTATTTATACACACCAGCAGCCAGCTAAGCACCCACACATATTAATATAAATGTACATGCAACATATATGTATAGGCAGTGGAAACCTAAACTCCTAATGACCCAAAACTCACATATTTAATAACATGACGTTTATTTCTTTTCGTTTCAGGTTCGGGTTCAATTTTTGTTCACCTGAATTTTTTTAGAATAGAAGCTTAAATAAAAGGCACACAAGCCTAGTAATAACATACCAGTATGGAAATTTATGTTAATTATTCGTATCAACTGAAATTTCGAATTTTAATAAAGAAATTTCTGGTTCCGCAACTGCGAGTATAATTTAGGGGAGTGGGATGGTAAATAAAACATGGAATGTGATGTTTTATGTGAGGGAGGTGAGTGCATGTGTGTGTAGTGACATGACAGAGTTGTGAACTTGTGAATGTAGCAGACTGATAGTCTTTGTTGGGAGTAAAGAAATGGTAAAGAGTGACATGCAATCTTGGATTATTCTACCTTGTTCTTGCTGTCTTGCTGGCAAGTCACGGAGAGCAAATGTGAATGTGTAACATGAATGAATGTGTACGTTTCACTTCCACAAATCATGCACCTCTCAAACAAATTTCTTTAATCTTGAAATTCTATGAGGATTTAGGAAGACAATATTAGCCTCGTCACTTGACCCCTAAATGTATTTTAATCATTATAATAATCATGAAATCTTAgacatttaattatttaattttattgcGATAATCAAAATTTGACATCGTAATACGATTAATCTTGAAGAATTTGACAGTACTGTCGTCTTTGAACGCTTTTAATAATCATGACATTTTATACATTTAATTACAGAGtgataaattttaatatttaatatctTAATACGATTAGTCTAAAAGAATTACACCGTAAAATCATAGCCAAAGCAGCCTTCATTGAAACCTTAGTTCTCCCGCCGGCCTAAACTCTGATATCATGTTCACTAACCATCTCATTTAAAACCTTAAGATGTCCGAAGAAGGCCCCAATAGAATCATATATTTAACATTATCAAACAcaaaaaagaaaagaatgataaaatGTTCATAATATATGCATGTTAAAGTACTGGGGATAGGACCATATCATAGCCAAAGCAGCCTTCATTGACTACCTATATATCCTGCTGGGGACAGTTCTAAGATGTTGTAATAATCTTATCATTTTAGACAAGTTGTGTGAGCTATATATTAATGTTATAATCTTAAATTATGAAAGACTCATTTGAAAAACAATCCAGTGTTTCAGCTGGTAGCCTCTATCTTATTGTTCCTTCACTTGCAAACCACACAACTCACAATTGCAAAATCCGGTGCAGAAATGGTCACATGATTAAAACTCCAAGTTAATcgtattattatatttatttatttatttattgatggCACACGTACATCATGGATCGAACTCTTGATTTTCCGTAAGTAATTACAAGAGTTCAATCACTACAACAACACTTCGTTGCCGCAAAAAATTACAAGAGCTCAAtcatctatactattatattaaaaatgaaatattaaaattttggtttTTG
This DNA window, taken from Apium graveolens cultivar Ventura unplaced genomic scaffold, ASM990537v1 ctg489, whole genome shotgun sequence, encodes the following:
- the LOC141702342 gene encoding protein trichome birefringence-like 38 isoform X1, with the translated sequence MGNCYNLALLILLTLFLILVVRTEQSVYNKTSLRGKKLTCNLFQGHWVVDSSYPLYQSSSCPFIDPEFDCIKFGRPDREYLKYSWQPDSCNLPRFNGLDFLKRWSGKKIMFVGDSLSLNEWLSLCCMVHEWVPNSRTNYVRTNLISSVTFEDYGVSILLYHSVYLVDMVRESIGTVLKLDSIMGGNAWRDADMLIFNTWHWWTHTGNSQPWDYIQDGTTVKKDMDRLTAFYKGLSTWARWVDQNVDPSKTKVFFQGISPTHYQGKEWSSASKSCYGELGPLTGSTYPAGEPAESLILKKVLNSMKKKVYLLDITTLSQLRKDGHPSAYSGGHSGVDCSHWCLPGLPDTWNQLLYAALVM
- the LOC141702342 gene encoding protein trichome birefringence-like 38 isoform X2 — encoded protein: MFVGDSLSLNEWLSLCCMVHEWVPNSRTNYVRTNLISSVTFEDYGVSILLYHSVYLVDMVRESIGTVLKLDSIMGGNAWRDADMLIFNTWHWWTHTGNSQPWDYIQDGTTVKKDMDRLTAFYKGLSTWARWVDQNVDPSKTKVFFQGISPTHYQGKEWSSASKSCYGELGPLTGSTYPAGEPAESLILKKVLNSMKKKVYLLDITTLSQLRKDGHPSAYSGGHSGVDCSHWCLPGLPDTWNQLLYAALVM